The following are from one region of the Vitis riparia cultivar Riparia Gloire de Montpellier isolate 1030 chromosome 9, EGFV_Vit.rip_1.0, whole genome shotgun sequence genome:
- the LOC117922396 gene encoding uncharacterized protein LOC117922396, protein MAPPHGEAIVSSYARANTFCKPPKVSTDNLQRTISDISFELSKEAIGDLTLPPISEVEDAKCECCGMSEECTPEYIKRVRDKFLGKWICGLCTEAVKEEIEKNGGKKEEALSTHMNACSRFNKLGRAYPVLFQAEAMREILKKSTRLDGRGARAKSISPRIEKTGQKVGGIARSSSCIPAITREMNDLTKSN, encoded by the coding sequence ATGGCGCCCCCACATGGAGAAGCCATTGTTAGCTCCTACGCTAGGGCTAACACCTTCTGCAAGCCACCGAAAGTCTCAACCGATAACCTCCAACGAACCATTTCTGACATTTCCTTCGAGCTTAGCAAGGAGGCCATCGGAGACTTGACACTTCCTCCAATATCTGAGGTTGAAGACGCGAAATGTGAGTGCTGTGGCATGAGCGAAGAGTGCACCCCAGAATACATTAAGCGGGTCCGGGACAAGTTCTTGGGGAAGTGGATATGTGGGCTGTGTACAGAAGCTGTGAAGGAAGAGATAGAGaagaatggaggaaaaaaagaagaagcattAAGCACACATATGAATGCTTGTTCTAGGTTTAACAAGCTTGGCAGGGCTTATCCAGTTTTATTCCAAGCTGAGGCCATGAGGGAGATATTGAAGAAGAGCACAAGGTTGGATGGGAGAGGAGCTAGGGCTAAATCTATTAGCCCTAGGATCGAAAAAACCGGGCAAAAAGTCGGCGGCATTGCAAGGAGTTCAAGCTGCATTCCGGCTATTACAAGAGAGATGAACGATCTGACAAAGAGTAATTGA
- the LOC117922441 gene encoding uncharacterized protein LOC117922441 has translation MPLALALWLMKLPSEVGTSQPKSNQTHPFRTAVFSEKCIRRAISDVSAESQRMTIEEGDTRSEATQVEQSRCECCGFLEECTASYIQQVSDSHSGKWVCGICSEAVKERIKRVPRTAMKEALSSHKDLCERFNTTTRLNPKLSLTMTMREVARRSAHQRNDHSSMKPRIARTSSRAPRIE, from the exons ATGCCACTGGCTCTTGCATTATGGTTGATGAAGCTTCCATCAGAAGTTGGGACTAGTCAGCCCAAATCCAACCAGACTCATCCATTCAGAACAGCGGTGTTC AGCGAGAAGTGCATTCGAAGGGCCATATCCGATGTTTCTGCTGAGTCACAGAGGATGACAATCGAAGAAGGCGACACCAGAAGTGAAGCTACTCAGGTTGAACAGTCCCGGTGCGAGTGCTGTGGATTCTTGGAGGAGTGTACTGCTAGTTACATCCAGCAAGTCAGCGATTCTCATTCTGGGAAATGGGTTTGCGGTATCTGTTCAGAAGCAGTGAAAGAAAGGATTAAGCGAGTTCCAAGAACGGCCATGAAAGAAGCACTGAGCTCTCATAAGGATTTGTGTGAAAGATTTAACACTACTACTAGGCTGAATCCCAAGCTGTCTTTGACTATGACAATGAGGGAGGTGGCCAGGAGAAGTGCTCACCAAAGGAACGACCACAGCTCCATGAAACCCAGAATTGCTCGAACCAGCAGCCGTGCTCCCAGGATTGAATAG